A window from Citrus sinensis cultivar Valencia sweet orange chromosome 5, DVS_A1.0, whole genome shotgun sequence encodes these proteins:
- the LOC102625513 gene encoding probable methyltransferase PMT20 — MKHKDGKPISPNGDKSPRIVPLTVLFVALCGFSFYLGGIFCSEKNRVEIRDVQKAVPSPKDPAVAPLQIKSVNFPECSSNYQDYTPCTDPKRWKKYGAHRLTFMERHCPPVFERKECLIPPPDGYKPPIKWPKSRDECWYRNVPYDWINKQKSNQNWLRKQGEKFLFPGGGTMFPKGVGAYVDLMRDLIPEMQDGTVRTAIDTGCGVASWGGDLLDRGILTVSLAPRDNHEAQVQFALERGIPAILGIISTQRLPFPSNSFDMAHCSRCLIPWTEFGGIYLLEVHRILRPGGFWVLSGPPVNYEHRWRGWNTTIEEQRSDYKKLQDLLTSMCFKLYAKKDDIAVWQKLSDSSCYNKLSNPDVYPPKCDDSLEPDSAWYTPLRPCVVVPRPNLKKSVLESMPKWPERLHVAPERISDIHGGSASAFKHDDSKWNVRVKHYKKLLPALGTDKIRNVMDMNTLYGGFAAAVIDDPLWVMNVVSSYAANTLAVVYDRGLIGTYHDWCEAFSTYPRTYDLLHLDGLFTAESHRCDMKFVLLEMDRILRPNGYVIVRESSYFIDAVATIAKGMKWSCHKEDTEYGVEKEKLLLCQKKLWYSSNQTSS, encoded by the exons ATGAAGCATAAAGATGGGAAACCGATTTCTCCAAATGGTGATAAAAGTCCCAGGATTGTTCCTTTGACAGTATTGTTTGTTGCACTATGTGGGTTTTCGTTTTACCTTGGTGGAATCTTTTGTTCTGAGAAAAACAGAGTTGAGATTAGGGATGTCCAGAAAGCAGTCCCGTCTCCCAAGGATCCCGCGGTTGCTCCGCTTCAGATCAAATCTGTTAACTTCCCTGAATGCAGCAGCAACTATCAAGACTACACTCCATGCACAGATCCAAAG AGGTGGAAAAAGTACGGTGCTCATCGGCTGACTTTCATGGAACGCCACTGCCCTCCAGTTTTTGAGAGGAAGGAATGCTTAATACCCCCTCCTGATGGGTATAAGCCACCTATCAAGTGGCCAAAAAGCAGGGATGAATGTTGGTACAG GAATGTGCCTTATGATTGGATTAACAAGCAGAAGTCAAATCAGAATTGGCTGAGAAAACAAGGAGAGAAGTTCCTCTTTCCTGGTGGAGGTACAATGTTTCCCAAAGGAGTTGGTGCATATGTTGATTTGATGCGAGATCTGATTCCAGAAATGCAAGATGGGACAGTTCGAACTGCTATTGACACTGGATGTGGG gtTGCTAGCTGGGGAGGTGATTTATTAGATCGTGGAATTTTAACGGTTTCTCTTGCACCAAGAGATAATCATGAAGCTCAAGTTCAATTTGCATTGGAACGTGGAATTCCCGCAATTCTTGGCATCATTTCCACACAGCGCCTACCTTTCCCCTCAAATTCATTTGATATGGCTCATTGCTCAAGATGCCTTATCCCGTGGACAGAATTCG GTGGAATTTATCTCCTAGAAGTTCATCGAATACTCCGTCCTGGTGGATTCTGGGTCCTATCTGGCCCACCAGTTAACTATGAGCACCGATGGAGAGGATGGAATACTACAATTGAAGAGCAGAGATCTGATTATAAGAAGTTACAAGATTTGCTTACTTCGATGTGCTTCAAATTATATGCCAAAAAGGATGATATTGCAGTGTGGCAAAAACTCTCTGATAGCAGTTGCTACAATAAGCTTTCTAACCCAGATGTCTACCCACCCAAGTGTGATGACAGCCTTGAACCAGATTCAGCATGGTACACACCTCTTCGTCCTTGTGTTGTTGTTCCGAGACCAAATCTGAAGAAATCAGTTTTGGAATCCATGCCTAAATGGCCAGAGCGGTTACATGTTGCACCCGAACGCATATCAGATATCCATGGTGGGAGTGCTAGTGCTTTCAAGCATGATGACAGTAAGTGGAATGTGAGAGTGAAGCACTACAAGAAGTTACTCCCTGCACTTGGGACCGATAAGATAAGAAATGTAATGGACATGAATACGCTCTATGGAGGATTTGCTGCTGCTGTAATTGATGATCCCTTGTGGGTTATGAATGTCGTATCATCTTATGCTGCTAACACACTTGCCGTGGTTTATGATCGGGGCCTCATAGGAACCTATCATGATTG GTGTGAGGCTTTCTCGACATATCCTCGAACATATGATCTCCTTCATCTTGATGGCCTCTTTACTGCAGAAAGCCACAG ATGTGATATGAAGTTTGTGCTCTTGGAGATGGATAGAATATTGCGTCCCAATGGGTATGTGATAGTACGGGAATCCAGCTATTTTATTGATGCTGTTGCTACCATTGCTAAGGGGATGAAGTGGAGCTGTCATAAGGAGGACACTGAATACGGTGTTGAGAAGGAGAAGTTGTTGCTTTGCCAGAAAAAACTTTGGTACTCTTCTAACCAAACCTCTAGTTGA